The following proteins are encoded in a genomic region of Helicobacter macacae MIT 99-5501:
- the dnaA gene encoding chromosomal replication initiator protein DnaA, whose amino-acid sequence MIWEKVLSTLKEEVSPFDFETYISLIKYDENASKSNVAVLVVPNPYIESWIKSNYALKIAHIFEMQTKIKPEIRFSLSKEKPRKTHTKAKSGNMQVSYQSQYTFENFVVGDSNRHAYTVAQMVANTQAKAYNPVLFYGNTGLGKTHLLCSIGNFARGSGKTVIYLTTEEFMNDFQRHLNTVGMDAFRDIYRNCDYLLIDDIQFLGGKVSLQEEFFNTFEALYKTNKQIVMTSDKLPKQIQGLEERLRSRFESGIKIDIQPPGVETRIQIIAQKCVDNKISMEKEVINYLAENISENVRQIEGVIAKMRFHNAMTNQPISVEMAKSVLDEILLENQEEITVEKIVRVIARELNVKISEITSGSRVPKIVQARHIVLYLIKDSASNMESMSSVASRLGLKNHATVSKALTKITKQIQEDENLKHLIVNLKNKIQNEKNL is encoded by the coding sequence ATGATTTGGGAAAAGGTGCTAAGCACGCTAAAAGAGGAAGTCTCGCCATTTGATTTTGAGACATACATTTCGCTTATCAAATACGATGAGAATGCTTCAAAAAGCAATGTTGCCGTGCTTGTCGTGCCAAATCCATACATAGAGAGCTGGATAAAATCCAACTACGCGCTAAAAATCGCGCATATTTTTGAGATGCAAACCAAAATAAAGCCTGAAATCCGCTTTAGCCTATCAAAAGAAAAACCAAGAAAAACACACACAAAAGCAAAATCTGGGAATATGCAGGTTTCTTATCAGTCCCAATACACATTTGAAAACTTCGTAGTGGGCGATTCTAATCGACACGCCTATACCGTAGCGCAAATGGTGGCAAACACCCAAGCCAAAGCGTATAACCCCGTGCTTTTTTATGGAAATACAGGGCTTGGAAAGACGCATTTGCTTTGCTCAATAGGGAATTTTGCGCGAGGAAGCGGAAAAACCGTGATTTATCTCACAACCGAAGAATTTATGAATGATTTTCAGCGACACCTAAACACCGTGGGAATGGATGCGTTTAGAGATATTTATAGGAATTGCGATTATTTGCTGATTGATGATATTCAGTTTTTGGGGGGCAAGGTAAGTTTGCAAGAAGAGTTTTTCAACACTTTTGAAGCTCTGTATAAGACAAATAAGCAGATTGTGATGACAAGCGATAAACTTCCTAAACAGATTCAAGGACTAGAGGAGCGGCTACGGTCGCGATTTGAAAGTGGCATAAAGATAGACATACAGCCCCCGGGAGTGGAGACAAGAATCCAAATCATCGCTCAAAAATGCGTGGATAACAAAATCTCAATGGAAAAAGAAGTCATAAACTATCTCGCAGAAAATATCAGCGAAAATGTGCGACAAATCGAGGGAGTCATAGCAAAAATGCGATTTCACAATGCTATGACAAATCAGCCTATAAGTGTAGAAATGGCAAAAAGCGTGCTAGATGAAATCCTGCTAGAAAATCAAGAAGAAATCACGGTAGAAAAAATCGTGCGCGTAATCGCAAGGGAACTAAATGTCAAAATCAGTGAAATCACAAGCGGCTCACGCGTGCCAAAAATCGTGCAAGCAAGGCACATCGTGCTATATCTCATAAAAGATTCTGCTAGCAATATGGAATCTATGAGCAGTGTAGCTAGCCGACTAGGGCTAAAAAACCACGCCACAGTAAGCAAGGCTCTCACAAAAATAACCAAACAAATCCAAGAAGATGAGAATTTGAAGCATTTGATTGTGAATTTGAAAAATAAAATACAAAATGAGAAAAATCTCTAA
- the ruvC gene encoding crossover junction endodeoxyribonuclease RuvC — protein sequence MKILGIDPGSRNCGYAIIEHTTTKSGKSTKLIEAGFIKIAKDDFQSQILECINALDSIFESHKATTPIESVAIEDIFYAHNPQSVLKLAQMRGAIALKILQEMGSFTQYTPLQIKKTITGKAKADKIQVSFMVRQILGIKSEIKPLDITDAIAIALTHAFKTL from the coding sequence ATGAAAATTTTAGGTATCGACCCCGGGAGCAGAAACTGCGGCTATGCAATCATTGAGCACACCACCACTAAGAGCGGCAAATCAACCAAGCTAATTGAAGCAGGATTTATAAAAATCGCCAAAGACGACTTCCAATCCCAAATCCTAGAGTGCATAAACGCGCTAGATTCTATATTTGAGTCCCACAAAGCCACCACACCCATAGAATCTGTCGCCATAGAAGATATTTTCTACGCTCACAACCCCCAATCCGTCCTAAAGCTCGCCCAAATGCGTGGCGCAATCGCACTAAAAATCCTCCAAGAAATGGGTAGCTTTACCCAATACACCCCCTTACAAATCAAAAAAACAATCACAGGCAAAGCAAAGGCAGATAAAATCCAAGTGTCTTTTATGGTGCGCCAGATTTTGGGAATCAAAAGTGAGATAAAGCCCCTTGACATTACCGATGCCATAGCCATAGCCCTAACACACGCATTTAAGACGCTCTAG
- the gyrB gene encoding DNA topoisomerase (ATP-hydrolyzing) subunit B, translated as MKNVSYTGENIKVLKGLEAVRKRPGMYIGSTNINGLHHMVYEVVDNSVDESMAGHCDRIKITLTLEGSAIIEDNGRGIPVDIHPTEKIPTATVVLTVLHAGGKFDSEVYKASGGLHGVGVSVVNALSSKLIMTIKKNGNIYRQEFAEGKPTSELEIIGQTKENGTTIEFFPDGKIMEVLEFDKDVLLKRFKEMAYLNKNLTIDFKDERDGTEVSYHFENGLIEFIDDVNKRNAIIGSTIYFKGVEQETEVEIALTYNEGFDENVLSFVNNIRTPDGGTHEAGFRAALSRVITNYIEANANAREKDVKVTGEDVREGLVAIISTRVIDPQFEGQVKGKLGSSFVKPIVQKLTFDKLSKFFEENPNDAKNIMQKALLAARGREAAKKARETMRKKESFSVGTLPGKLADCQSKDPQESEIYLVEGDSAGGSAKQGRDRRYQAILPLRGKILNVEKSRLDKILKSEEIKNMIIAFGCGIGDEFSLERLRYHKIIIMTDADVDGSHIQTLLMTFFYRYLKPLIENGHIYIAQPPLYRFKKGKKEIYLKDDRALSEYLSENGIENFSFKGIGNKELLEILRYIAHYRSTLKSLEKRYAMIEVVRYLIENVSESASKDFAKLYEKIEKFLSSIECNILSKDLREDSITLYVQTSLGLLDITIDENLFSDPLFSEARHTYHKINERDLAFLKDENGVKKDVITLLEEVENSAKKGADIQRYKGLGEMNPDQLWETTMTPTDRTLLRVQLPSEEEADRIFTLFMGDEVEPRREYIQLHAKDVKHLDV; from the coding sequence ATGAAAAATGTATCTTACACAGGCGAAAATATCAAGGTTTTGAAAGGACTAGAAGCGGTTCGCAAGCGTCCGGGAATGTATATAGGAAGCACTAATATCAACGGACTTCATCATATGGTGTATGAAGTAGTGGATAATTCTGTCGATGAGTCAATGGCTGGGCATTGTGATAGAATCAAAATCACACTTACGCTAGAGGGAAGTGCGATTATCGAGGATAATGGACGCGGGATTCCTGTGGATATTCACCCCACAGAGAAAATCCCAACTGCAACGGTGGTGCTAACTGTGCTTCACGCGGGAGGGAAATTTGATAGTGAAGTGTATAAGGCTTCTGGTGGGCTTCACGGGGTGGGCGTATCTGTGGTAAATGCGCTATCTTCAAAGCTCATAATGACAATCAAAAAAAATGGAAATATTTATAGACAAGAATTTGCAGAGGGCAAGCCTACAAGCGAGCTAGAAATCATCGGACAAACAAAAGAAAACGGCACGACTATTGAGTTTTTCCCCGATGGCAAAATAATGGAGGTGCTAGAATTTGACAAAGATGTGCTTTTGAAGAGATTTAAAGAAATGGCATATCTAAATAAAAATCTAACCATTGATTTTAAAGATGAGAGAGATGGCACGGAGGTAAGCTATCATTTTGAAAATGGCTTGATAGAATTTATCGATGATGTCAATAAGCGCAATGCAATCATTGGCTCGACTATTTACTTCAAAGGTGTAGAGCAAGAGACAGAAGTCGAAATCGCCCTAACCTACAATGAAGGTTTTGATGAGAATGTGCTAAGTTTTGTCAATAATATCCGCACACCTGATGGCGGGACACACGAGGCTGGTTTTCGCGCTGCTTTGTCTAGGGTAATCACAAACTACATAGAAGCAAATGCTAACGCGCGCGAAAAAGATGTCAAAGTAACGGGCGAAGATGTGCGTGAGGGACTTGTAGCGATAATCTCTACTCGCGTGATAGACCCGCAGTTTGAGGGACAAGTCAAGGGCAAACTTGGGAGTTCATTTGTAAAACCAATCGTGCAAAAGCTCACTTTTGATAAGCTAAGCAAGTTTTTTGAAGAAAATCCAAATGATGCCAAAAACATAATGCAAAAAGCACTTTTAGCTGCACGAGGTAGAGAAGCAGCAAAAAAAGCACGCGAAACTATGCGCAAAAAAGAGAGCTTCTCGGTAGGCACACTTCCGGGCAAGCTCGCAGACTGCCAGAGCAAAGACCCACAAGAGTCCGAAATCTATCTTGTAGAGGGGGATTCTGCGGGTGGTAGTGCAAAGCAAGGGCGAGATAGACGCTATCAAGCGATTTTGCCTCTGCGTGGAAAGATTTTGAATGTAGAAAAATCTAGGCTTGATAAAATCCTAAAAAGCGAAGAAATCAAAAATATGATAATCGCCTTTGGCTGTGGCATAGGCGATGAGTTTAGCTTGGAGAGATTGCGATACCACAAAATCATCATTATGACTGATGCTGATGTCGATGGTAGCCATATACAAACGCTTTTGATGACATTTTTTTATCGCTATCTTAAGCCACTTATCGAAAATGGACATATTTATATCGCACAGCCACCTTTGTATCGCTTCAAAAAGGGCAAAAAAGAGATTTACCTAAAAGATGATAGGGCACTAAGCGAATATTTGAGCGAAAATGGAATAGAAAACTTTAGCTTCAAGGGAATCGGCAATAAAGAGCTTTTGGAGATTTTGCGATATATCGCGCACTATCGCTCCACGCTAAAAAGCCTAGAGAAGCGATATGCGATGATAGAGGTGGTGCGCTATCTTATCGAAAATGTAAGTGAGAGTGCAAGCAAGGATTTTGCTAAGCTGTATGAAAAAATAGAGAAATTTTTATCTAGCATAGAGTGTAATATCCTATCTAAAGACTTGAGAGAGGATTCTATCACGCTATATGTCCAAACAAGTTTGGGGCTACTTGATATTACTATTGATGAAAATCTATTTAGCGACCCGCTTTTTAGCGAAGCAAGGCATACTTATCATAAAATCAATGAGCGGGATTTGGCGTTTTTGAAAGATGAAAATGGTGTGAAAAAAGATGTCATCACTTTGCTTGAGGAAGTGGAAAACTCTGCTAAGAAAGGCGCAGATATACAGCGATACAAAGGGCTAGGCGAGATGAATCCAGACCAGCTATGGGAAACTACGATGACACCTACGGATAGGACGCTACTTCGCGTGCAACTACCAAGTGAGGAAGAAGCTGATAGAATCTTTACGCTCTTTATGGGCGATGAGGTAGAGCCAAGAAGAGAATATATCCAACTTCACGCAAAAGATGTCAAGCATTTAGATGTGTGA
- a CDS encoding SDR family NAD(P)-dependent oxidoreductase produces the protein MLVLITGASVGFGRACAIEFATRGDSVIALARRESHLISLQQEIATVTNTAIGQRCEIIACDVCDIDTIKSRLDEILSRRKDDSEFSGGISVLVNNAGLALGLSPADESDIKDWERMIEVNILSLVRLTRLILPQMVAKRAGHIINIGSIAGSYAYPGSTVYGASKAFVKQFSLNLRADLSSKNIRITDIEPGLAGGSEFSLVRFKGDEKRANSVYEGTEPLNPKDIAEAVCWVAHLPSRVNINRLEMMPTCQAPAALAVHKCK, from the coding sequence ATGCTTGTTTTGATTACGGGTGCTTCGGTGGGGTTTGGCCGTGCGTGTGCGATAGAGTTTGCCACTAGGGGAGATAGTGTCATCGCATTGGCGCGTAGAGAATCCCACCTCATCTCTTTGCAGCAAGAAATCGCCACGGTTACAAATACTGCGATAGGGCAGAGGTGTGAAATCATCGCGTGTGATGTATGCGACATAGACACGATAAAATCTAGGCTAGATGAGATTTTATCTAGGCGCAAAGATGATAGTGAATTTTCGGGAGGAATCTCTGTGCTTGTGAATAACGCTGGGCTAGCACTTGGGCTTAGCCCTGCAGATGAGAGTGATATAAAGGATTGGGAGAGAATGATAGAGGTGAATATCCTATCCCTTGTGCGACTAACAAGGCTTATCCTGCCTCAAATGGTGGCAAAGAGGGCTGGACATATCATAAACATAGGCTCTATCGCTGGGAGCTATGCCTATCCGGGAAGCACGGTGTATGGCGCAAGCAAGGCGTTTGTGAAGCAATTTAGCTTAAATCTACGCGCTGATTTGTCAAGCAAAAATATTCGCATAACGGATATAGAGCCCGGTCTTGCGGGGGGAAGTGAGTTTTCGCTTGTGAGATTTAAGGGTGATGAAAAAAGAGCAAATAGCGTGTATGAGGGGACAGAGCCACTAAATCCAAAAGATATAGCAGAAGCTGTGTGCTGGGTAGCCCACTTGCCTAGTCGCGTAAATATCAATCGGCTAGAGATGATGCCTACCTGCCAAGCCCCCGCCGCACTTGCGGTGCATAAATGCAAGTGA
- the dnaN gene encoding DNA polymerase III subunit beta has product MKITLNKSNFEIVLNNFQSFLDKRDSSQITSHIYLETTDDKLLLKATDYEISIQSKIDILQKHEDGIATIEGKKIVTIIKQLKDGEVTLESKDAQIFVKQGKTTYKLATFNASEYHNATKFPEIDSNDKQINLDSANFIDSLRKVAVAAEGANKDNHRVELTGTLLDVKDYQCNFVATDTRRLAIIRHSTQSISDTLSLIIPKRAIMEITKLFYDEFEIFFSETMLFIRSENYVFSTKLINGKYPDYEKIIPKDFAVQLKLPKNEIIEAIKLINSLATKIKITIDSNGLFFESMSTEDLESANTQLEISLDVKEELTIGMDSRYVLDFLTYIQGNEFEILLNDANMPFLLKDENYSTIVMPVII; this is encoded by the coding sequence ATGAAAATCACGCTAAACAAATCTAACTTTGAGATAGTTCTCAATAACTTCCAATCGTTTCTAGATAAGAGGGATTCTTCACAAATCACTTCTCATATTTACCTTGAAACTACTGATGATAAACTATTGCTAAAAGCAACTGACTATGAGATTTCTATCCAATCAAAAATAGACATTCTCCAAAAGCACGAAGACGGCATAGCAACGATTGAGGGCAAAAAGATTGTAACGATTATCAAGCAACTAAAAGACGGAGAGGTAACGCTAGAATCTAAAGACGCACAAATCTTTGTAAAGCAAGGAAAGACGACATACAAACTTGCGACTTTTAATGCAAGCGAATATCACAACGCGACAAAATTCCCAGAGATTGATTCTAATGATAAGCAAATCAATCTTGATTCTGCAAACTTTATCGACTCGCTACGAAAAGTCGCTGTGGCAGCGGAGGGTGCAAACAAAGACAATCATAGAGTAGAGCTCACAGGGACACTTCTAGATGTCAAAGACTATCAATGCAACTTTGTCGCCACAGATACGCGCAGGCTAGCTATCATACGCCACTCCACACAATCAATCAGCGACACGCTATCGCTTATTATCCCAAAACGCGCAATAATGGAAATCACAAAGCTATTTTATGATGAGTTTGAGATATTTTTCTCTGAAACTATGCTCTTTATCCGCTCGGAAAATTATGTATTTTCTACCAAGCTCATTAACGGCAAATATCCAGACTATGAGAAAATTATCCCAAAAGATTTTGCCGTGCAGCTAAAGCTACCAAAAAATGAAATCATTGAAGCGATAAAGCTCATAAATTCTCTTGCTACAAAGATAAAAATTACCATAGATTCTAATGGACTTTTCTTTGAATCTATGAGCACAGAGGATTTGGAATCGGCTAACACGCAACTTGAGATTAGCCTAGATGTCAAAGAGGAACTTACCATAGGTATGGATTCTAGGTATGTGCTTGATTTCCTTACTTACATTCAAGGAAATGAGTTTGAGATTTTGCTAAATGATGCAAATATGCCATTCCTACTAAAAGATGAAAACTACTCCACAATCGTAATGCCTGTGATTATCTAA
- a CDS encoding KpsF/GutQ family sugar-phosphate isomerase — protein MKSFDTSLDFTQIATNVLKDEAKSLLDSATSLPQILPNTALKNIISLILDSTSQGGKLIITGVGKSGHIGSKIAATLASTGTPSFFLHPTEALHGDLGMVSQNDIVLAISYSGTSSEVLAIIPHLKMKAKAIITMSKAKDSALSEYSEHFLPIFVEREACPINSAPMSSTTLTLAMGDALAACLMHARGFGKQDFGSLHPGGALGRKLFVKIADIMQKDNLPIITQETSLKEAIIEMSQKRLGNAIIVENLKELKPIAILSDGDLRRAMMNKDFCLDSPALRYASKTPKTCNDENLLASQALEIIEKSKIQLLIITDKNNSLKGVLHIHTLLDAGITID, from the coding sequence TTGAAAAGTTTTGATACTTCGCTAGATTTCACCCAAATCGCTACAAATGTCCTAAAAGACGAAGCAAAATCGCTACTTGATAGTGCCACTTCTCTCCCTCAAATCCTCCCAAACACCGCACTAAAAAACATCATATCACTCATACTAGATTCCACCTCACAAGGTGGCAAGCTAATCATCACAGGTGTGGGCAAAAGCGGGCATATCGGTAGCAAAATCGCAGCTACACTTGCATCCACAGGCACGCCTAGCTTTTTCCTCCACCCCACAGAAGCTTTGCACGGGGATTTGGGAATGGTAAGCCAAAATGACATTGTTTTGGCTATCAGTTATAGCGGAACTTCTAGCGAGGTGTTAGCTATTATCCCCCATCTAAAAATGAAAGCAAAAGCTATCATAACGATGAGTAAAGCAAAAGATTCCGCGCTTAGTGAGTATAGCGAGCATTTTTTGCCTATCTTTGTAGAGAGGGAAGCCTGCCCGATAAATAGCGCACCGATGAGTAGCACCACGCTTACTCTTGCTATGGGAGATGCTCTAGCTGCGTGTCTAATGCACGCACGAGGATTTGGCAAACAAGATTTTGGCTCTCTCCACCCCGGTGGTGCGCTAGGGCGCAAACTATTTGTAAAAATCGCTGACATAATGCAAAAAGACAACCTCCCCATAATCACACAAGAAACTTCGCTAAAAGAAGCCATAATAGAAATGAGTCAAAAACGGCTAGGCAATGCTATCATCGTAGAAAATCTAAAAGAGCTAAAACCCATAGCGATTCTAAGCGATGGGGATTTGCGCCGTGCGATGATGAATAAGGATTTTTGCCTTGATTCCCCTGCACTACGATATGCTAGCAAAACCCCAAAAACCTGCAATGATGAAAATCTACTAGCAAGCCAAGCCCTAGAAATCATCGAAAAAAGCAAAATCCAGCTACTAATCATCACAGACAAAAACAACTCTCTAAAAGGCGTGCTACATATCCACACACTACTAGATGCGGGCATAACAATAGACTAA
- a CDS encoding superinfection immunity protein, producing MEYFYKNSTEIIDGVEIVGVPTFDILLFVAYILAIICSLGLYFLPSVIAFVRSHKDKWLIFIINFFFGLTGILWFVAFIWAIFSKKE from the coding sequence TTGGAATATTTTTATAAAAATTCTACCGAAATCATCGATGGCGTGGAAATCGTAGGCGTGCCTACTTTTGATATATTGCTATTTGTGGCGTATATATTGGCGATTATTTGTAGTTTGGGCTTGTATTTTTTACCAAGTGTGATTGCGTTTGTGCGCTCTCATAAGGATAAATGGCTAATTTTTATCATAAATTTCTTTTTTGGATTGACAGGGATATTGTGGTTTGTGGCATTTATTTGGGCGATTTTTAGCAAAAAAGAGTAA
- a CDS encoding DUF2443 family protein, producing the protein MFEKINEIIANIEEIRDEITILLGMAKISFVDYIMIKRGSMDMPEGMQMSVWEHLNEEVDKLKAQIDLLNKLKREMLVF; encoded by the coding sequence ATGTTTGAAAAAATCAACGAAATCATTGCCAATATCGAGGAAATCCGCGATGAAATCACTATTTTGCTAGGAATGGCAAAGATTAGCTTTGTGGATTATATTATGATAAAGCGTGGCTCTATGGATATGCCAGAGGGTATGCAAATGTCAGTGTGGGAGCACCTAAACGAGGAAGTAGACAAACTAAAAGCCCAAATAGATTTGCTAAACAAACTAAAGCGCGAAATGCTTGTGTTTTAG
- a CDS encoding exodeoxyribonuclease III has translation MQKKPLNLISWNVNGLRACMNKGFMEFFRSVDADIFCIQESKMQREQADFDFSTLGYNDFWNSAQKKGYSGVVTLSKTQPLSVQYDMGIAHHDKEGRIITAEFDGFYLVNVYTPNSKRELERLEYRMQWEDDFRAFLKNLEQKKPVIVCGDLNVAHKEIDLKNPKTNCTRKDSSGEVTFLGNAGFSDWEREKFSVLLDSGFVDTFRHFYPDKEEAYSWWSYFGTAREKNIGWRIDYFLCSKALVPNLKDAKIYPQILGSDHCPVGLEIGF, from the coding sequence ATGCAAAAAAAACCACTAAACCTCATCTCTTGGAATGTCAATGGACTGCGTGCGTGTATGAATAAAGGCTTTATGGAGTTTTTCCGCTCCGTAGATGCCGATATTTTCTGTATCCAAGAGTCCAAAATGCAGCGCGAGCAAGCTGACTTTGACTTTAGCACTCTAGGCTACAATGACTTTTGGAATAGCGCGCAAAAAAAGGGCTACTCTGGCGTGGTTACCCTTAGCAAGACACAGCCCCTAAGTGTGCAATACGATATGGGGATAGCCCACCACGACAAAGAGGGCAGAATCATCACCGCAGAGTTTGATGGCTTCTACCTCGTAAATGTCTATACGCCAAACTCCAAGCGCGAGCTAGAGCGGCTGGAGTATCGTATGCAGTGGGAAGATGACTTCCGCGCGTTTCTCAAAAACTTGGAGCAAAAAAAGCCCGTGATAGTCTGCGGGGACTTAAATGTCGCGCACAAAGAAATTGATTTGAAAAACCCAAAGACAAACTGCACGCGCAAAGATTCTAGCGGGGAAGTTACATTTCTTGGCAATGCAGGCTTTAGCGATTGGGAGAGAGAGAAGTTTAGCGTGCTTCTAGATTCTGGATTTGTCGATACATTTCGACATTTCTACCCCGACAAAGAGGAAGCATACAGCTGGTGGAGCTACTTTGGCACAGCACGAGAAAAAAACATCGGCTGGAGAATCGACTACTTCCTTTGCTCCAAAGCCCTAGTGCCAAACCTCAAAGACGCCAAAATCTACCCACAGATTTTAGGGAGCGACCACTGCCCTGTGGGATTAGAGATAGGGTTTTAA
- a CDS encoding TM2 domain-containing protein, whose translation MNNTLMLMNQWQDKIPSAEAFMLQKQLEEVDEASLYSLVSLNLKSPIIGFVLGFLFGALGVDRFYKGDIGLGVVKLLTCWLTLGIWWFIDLFLVWRGIKNDNVAKIAQALAFAKKR comes from the coding sequence ATGAATAATACTCTAATGCTAATGAACCAATGGCAAGACAAAATCCCAAGTGCAGAAGCATTTATGTTACAAAAGCAACTTGAAGAAGTTGATGAGGCTTCGTTATATTCGCTTGTTTCTCTTAATCTAAAAAGTCCAATAATCGGCTTTGTGCTTGGGTTTTTGTTTGGTGCGCTTGGCGTGGATAGATTTTATAAAGGCGACATAGGGCTAGGTGTGGTTAAGCTTTTGACTTGCTGGCTTACTTTGGGTATATGGTGGTTTATAGATTTATTTTTGGTATGGCGTGGGATAAAAAATGATAATGTAGCCAAAATCGCCCAAGCTCTAGCTTTTGCCAAAAAGAGATGA
- a CDS encoding TM2 domain-containing protein, with the protein MSANPQQIALLSMTLENKLNEQGRIYALKQCEEADEKTLLGISSIAFKNPLIGLLLQIFLGVFGVGRFYKGKGVDIALGIAFIIGACMVCAMLGYGLFSEDEVILIVFCVLVVIYTIAVYVDSYFVYRGIQSDNLLRLQEYLFFSKHNDK; encoded by the coding sequence ATGAGTGCAAATCCGCAACAAATAGCACTGCTATCTATGACGCTAGAAAATAAACTAAACGAGCAAGGTAGAATCTATGCCCTAAAGCAATGCGAAGAGGCAGATGAAAAAACTCTCTTGGGTATATCAAGCATTGCTTTTAAAAACCCCCTTATAGGATTACTACTTCAAATTTTTTTGGGTGTTTTTGGTGTGGGTAGATTTTATAAGGGTAAAGGGGTAGATATAGCACTTGGCATAGCTTTTATCATCGGGGCTTGTATGGTTTGTGCTATGCTTGGTTACGGTCTTTTTAGCGAAGATGAAGTAATACTGATTGTTTTTTGTGTGCTAGTTGTGATTTATACGATAGCTGTGTATGTGGATAGCTATTTTGTATATCGTGGCATACAAAGCGATAATCTCTTGCGACTGCAGGAATACCTCTTTTTTTCTAAGCACAATGACAAATAA
- a CDS encoding TRL domain-containing protein gives MSKILALAFAAGLGAVMMTGCALNTPLNITAAEVPPEQAKIGVATCRSFFGIFRFGKCTLNDAIAKGNITQVQSADIKRFSFWIYASDKVVVRGR, from the coding sequence ATGAGTAAGATTCTTGCACTAGCATTTGCTGCAGGGCTTGGAGCGGTTATGATGACAGGCTGCGCTCTAAACACCCCTCTAAACATTACAGCGGCTGAAGTCCCACCAGAGCAAGCAAAGATAGGCGTAGCTACCTGCCGAAGTTTCTTTGGTATTTTCCGCTTTGGAAAATGCACGCTTAATGACGCTATCGCCAAAGGCAATATCACTCAAGTTCAAAGCGCGGATATTAAGCGATTTAGCTTTTGGATTTATGCAAGCGACAAAGTCGTAGTGCGCGGCAGATAA